In Carassius gibelio isolate Cgi1373 ecotype wild population from Czech Republic chromosome B2, carGib1.2-hapl.c, whole genome shotgun sequence, a single genomic region encodes these proteins:
- the rps8a gene encoding 40S ribosomal protein S8 — MGISRDNWHKRRKTGGKRKPVHKKRKYELGRPPANTKIGPRRIHTVRVRGGNKKYRALRLDVGNFSWGSECCTRKTRIIDVVYNASNNELVRTKTLVKNCIVLVDSTPYRQWYESHYALPLGRKKGAKLTPEEEEILNKKRSKKVQKKFDERRKKSKISPLLEEQFLQGKLLACIASRPGQCGRADGYVLEGKELEFYLRKIKAKKGK; from the exons ATGG GTATCTCAAGGGACAACTGGCACAAACGCCGCAAGACTGGTGGCAAACGCAAGCCCGTCCACAAGAAAAGGAAATATGAGCTCGGGCGTCCTCCCGCAAACACCAAG ATTGGACCTCGCCGCATCCACACAGTAAGAGTACGTGGTGGAAACAAGAAATACCGTGCCCTGAGGCTCGACGTGGGCAACTTCTCATGGGGCTCAGAAT GCTGTACCCGTAAGACCAGGATCATTGATGTAGTCTACAATGCCTCTAACAATGAGCTGGTGAGAACCAAGACCCTGGTGAAGAACTGCATTGTCCTTGTGGACAGCACTCCTTACAGACAGTGGTATGAGTCTCACTACGCTCTTCCACTTGGCAGGAAGAAGGGTGCCAAGCTG ACCCCTGAGGAAGAGGAAATCTTGAACAAGAAGAGGTCCAAAAAGGTCCAAAAGAAGTTTGATGAGCGCAGAAAGAAGAGCAAGATCAGTCCTCTGTTGGAGGAGCAGTTCCTGCAGGGGAAGCTTCTTG CCTGCATTGCCTCCAGACCAGGACAGTGTGGCAGGGCTGATGGCTATGTCCTTGAGGGCAAAGAACTGGAGTTTTACCTGAGGAAGATTAAAGCCAAGAAAGGCAAATAA
- the best4 gene encoding bestrophin-4 isoform X2: protein MTVSYTLKVANAKFGGFTKLLFRWKGSIYKLLYREFLVFCLLYGFISILYRCVLNNEQQEVFERLARHCNKFAKLIPMSFVLGFYVTQAFQRWWGQYTSFPLPDNLMMVVSGNVHGTDERGRLLRRTLMRYANLSSVLILRSISTRVRKRFPALEDIVEAGFMTTDELKKLNHLYSDFNKYWMPLAWFANLASQARKEGRVKDDIALRLLMDELNNYRSKCSMLFHYDWISIPLVYTQVGELIINPFGEDDDDFETNQLIDRNIQVSMLAVDDMHQNLPLLEKDKYWVDKGLSYPSATMKPVFMGSTHDMRILEDDDEEHLPTPKTQMLAINVWPTTHKIKKQKNKSMQQLCLCCRSKCKDESSRLEQSSKSSVPSPLQQQHMAIQHICHDKLLGSPETTGQANQEP, encoded by the exons ATGACGGTCTCCTACACGCTCAAGGTGGCCAATGCTAAGTTTGGAGGCTTCACAAAGTTACTCTTCCGATGGAAAGGAAGCATTTACAAGCTTCTATACAGAGAGTTCCTGGTCTTCTGTTTACTGTACGGCTTCATCAGTATTCTATACAG GTGTGTCCTCAATAACGAACAACAAGAGGTGTTTGAGCGACTAGCACGCCATTGCAACAAGTTTGCTAAACTCATCCCTATGTCATTTGTTCTTG GGTTCTATGTCACCCAGGCGTTTCAGCGTTGGTGGGGTCAGTATACAAGCTTTCCCCTGCCAGATAACCTGATGATGGTCGTTTCTGGAAATGTCCATGGTACAGATGAAAGAGGCCGTCTTCTGAGGAGAACTCTGATGAGATATGCAAACCTGTCGTCGGTCCTCATCCTGCGCTCCATCAGTACACGAGTACGCAAGAGATTCCCAGCTCTGGAGGACATTGTGGAGGCAG GATTCATGACCACAGACGAGCTTAAAAAACTAAACCATCTGTACTCTGACTTCAACAAATACTGGATGCCACTTGCATGGTTTGCAAATCTGGCATCACAAGCGAGGAAAGAAGGGCGTGTGAAAGATGACATAGCTTTGCGACTGCTCATGGAT GAGCTGAATAACTATAGATCAAAATGCAGCATGCTCTTCCACTATGACTGGATCAGCATTCCCTTGGTGTACACACAG GTAGGGGAACTTATTATCAACCCATTCGGAGAAGATGACGATGATTTTGAGACCAACCAACTCATAGATCGCAACATTCAG GTTTCCATGCTAGCTGTAGATGACATGCATCAAAATCTTCCTCTCCTTGAGAAGGACAAATACTGGGTGGATAAGGGTCTTTCATATCCTTCAGCTACTATGAAGCCTGTCTTCATGGGTTCCACACATGACATGAG GATACTTGAGGATGATGACGAGGAACATTTACCAACCCCCAAGACTCAAATGCTTGCCATCAACGTGTGGCCAactacacacaaaataaaaaagcagaagAACAAGAGCATGCAACAGTTATGTCTTTGCTGCAGATCTAAATGTAAGGACGAGAGCTCGAGGCTTGAACAGTCATCCAAGAGCAGCGTCCCATCACCACTGCAGCAACAACACATGGCTATTCAACACATCTGCCATGATAAACTCTTGGGGTCACCTGAAACTACGGGACAAGCAAACCAAGAGCCATAG
- the best4 gene encoding bestrophin-4 isoform X1, translating to MTVSYTLKVANAKFGGFTKLLFRWKGSIYKLLYREFLVFCLLYGFISILYRCVLNNEQQEVFERLARHCNKFAKLIPMSFVLGFYVTQAFQRWWGQYTSFPLPDNLMMVVSGNVHGTDERGRLLRRTLMRYANLSSVLILRSISTRVRKRFPALEDIVEAGFMTTDELKKLNHLYSDFNKYWMPLAWFANLASQARKEGRVKDDIALRLLMDELNNYRSKCSMLFHYDWISIPLVYTQVVTVAVYSFFMFCLIGRQFVKPEKPDEDKIHLDLYVPIFTLLEFFFYAGWLKVGELIINPFGEDDDDFETNQLIDRNIQVSMLAVDDMHQNLPLLEKDKYWVDKGLSYPSATMKPVFMGSTHDMRILEDDDEEHLPTPKTQMLAINVWPTTHKIKKQKNKSMQQLCLCCRSKCKDESSRLEQSSKSSVPSPLQQQHMAIQHICHDKLLGSPETTGQANQEP from the exons ATGACGGTCTCCTACACGCTCAAGGTGGCCAATGCTAAGTTTGGAGGCTTCACAAAGTTACTCTTCCGATGGAAAGGAAGCATTTACAAGCTTCTATACAGAGAGTTCCTGGTCTTCTGTTTACTGTACGGCTTCATCAGTATTCTATACAG GTGTGTCCTCAATAACGAACAACAAGAGGTGTTTGAGCGACTAGCACGCCATTGCAACAAGTTTGCTAAACTCATCCCTATGTCATTTGTTCTTG GGTTCTATGTCACCCAGGCGTTTCAGCGTTGGTGGGGTCAGTATACAAGCTTTCCCCTGCCAGATAACCTGATGATGGTCGTTTCTGGAAATGTCCATGGTACAGATGAAAGAGGCCGTCTTCTGAGGAGAACTCTGATGAGATATGCAAACCTGTCGTCGGTCCTCATCCTGCGCTCCATCAGTACACGAGTACGCAAGAGATTCCCAGCTCTGGAGGACATTGTGGAGGCAG GATTCATGACCACAGACGAGCTTAAAAAACTAAACCATCTGTACTCTGACTTCAACAAATACTGGATGCCACTTGCATGGTTTGCAAATCTGGCATCACAAGCGAGGAAAGAAGGGCGTGTGAAAGATGACATAGCTTTGCGACTGCTCATGGAT GAGCTGAATAACTATAGATCAAAATGCAGCATGCTCTTCCACTATGACTGGATCAGCATTCCCTTGGTGTACACACAG GTAGTGACTGTGGCTGTGTACTCCTTTTTTATGTTCTGCCTAATTGGGAGGCAGTTTGTAAAACCAGAAAAACCCGATGAAGACAAAATTCATCTGGATCTTTATGTCCCCATTTTCACTCTACTTGAGTTCTTCTTTTACGCTGGTTGGTTAAAG GTAGGGGAACTTATTATCAACCCATTCGGAGAAGATGACGATGATTTTGAGACCAACCAACTCATAGATCGCAACATTCAG GTTTCCATGCTAGCTGTAGATGACATGCATCAAAATCTTCCTCTCCTTGAGAAGGACAAATACTGGGTGGATAAGGGTCTTTCATATCCTTCAGCTACTATGAAGCCTGTCTTCATGGGTTCCACACATGACATGAG GATACTTGAGGATGATGACGAGGAACATTTACCAACCCCCAAGACTCAAATGCTTGCCATCAACGTGTGGCCAactacacacaaaataaaaaagcagaagAACAAGAGCATGCAACAGTTATGTCTTTGCTGCAGATCTAAATGTAAGGACGAGAGCTCGAGGCTTGAACAGTCATCCAAGAGCAGCGTCCCATCACCACTGCAGCAACAACACATGGCTATTCAACACATCTGCCATGATAAACTCTTGGGGTCACCTGAAACTACGGGACAAGCAAACCAAGAGCCATAG
- the si:ch211-106k21.5 gene encoding leucine-rich repeat and transmembrane domain-containing protein 2, with protein sequence MTPEGLVFFCWVWILLMLHVTEGSSKECECPSARILSHFPSELPSDTCCLNYSGSTFNQVPWAAFLRHTHLQVLDLSNCNISHIDHSQVGDAVSSLRELNLSQNRLTSLPDDFLAKAYSLEELDLGENHLKHLPKQFLQSSDKLRALILGWNQLSALPHSVLKPSLEHLELIGNPWACTCSLLEGLQGCPHTNSSSLQDLVGNLTCASPQNLEGRSVWSLQKTDVCHLANLTALFILLPLFLLLSLVLCWCCGSEKKRKDSSSFSPTRKRSNNSHCNGRWPHAKLPAGESAVSVDSGKEVILKNQLMLQPSSNLLGSTRDIYEEVEIKLGSVDTLAPLPSTCPTEGTAGKQDLDTVSVSDVMKDSADREKAYLTQSTEYYSLVPGIEIEDSDHGEYESVDLS encoded by the exons ATGACACCTGAAG GCCTCGTCTTTTTCTGCTGGGTTTGGATTCTCCTAATGCTGCATGTGACTGAAGGAAGCTCTAAGGAATGTGAGTGTCCATCTGCCAGAATTTTGTCTCACTTTCCATCTGAATTACCCAGTGACACTTGCTGCTTGAACTACTCAGGATCCACATTTAACCAGGTTCCCTGGGCGGCTTTTTTGAGACATACACACCTGCAGGTTTTGGACCTGAGTAACTGTAATATCAGTCACATTGATCACAGTCAGGTCGGTGATGCTGTCAGTTCACTGAGGGAGCTGAATCTCAGCCAGAACAGACTGACATCTCTGCCAGATGACTTCCTAGCTAAAGCCTATAGTTTGGAAGAGCTGGATCTGGGAGAAAATCATCTGAAACATCTGCCCAAGCAGTTTCTCCAGAGCTCGGACAAACTACGAGCCTTGATTCTGGGATGGAACCAGCTGAGCGCTCTACCTCATTCAGTGCTTAAGCCTTCGCTAGAGCACCTGGAGCTCATCGGAAACCCCTGGGCCTGCACATGCTCGCTGTTGGAGGGCCTTCAAGGTTGTCCACACACCAATTCCAGCAGCCTTCAGGACCTCGTAGGTAATCTGACCTGTGCCTCTCCTCAGAATCTCGAAGGACGGTCTGTTTGGTCTTTGCAGAAAACTGACGTGTGCCATTTGGCCAACCTGACCGCTCTCTTCATCCTGCTTCCCCTGTTCCTCCTCCTCAGTTTGGTGCTCTGCTGGTGCTGTGGGAGTGAGAAGAAGAGGAAAGACAGCTCATCGTTCAGCCCGACTCGCAAAAGATCCAACAATTCCCATTGCAATGGACGGTGGCCACATGCCAAACTGCCAGCTGGGGAGTCAGCAGTGTCTGTAGACAGTGGAAAGGAGGTCATATTGAAGAACCAGCTGATGCTTCAGCCCTCGTCCAACTTGTTGGGCAGCACTCGGGATATTTATGAGGAGGTGGAGATCAAACTGGGCTCTGTGGACACACTGGCCCCTCTGCCGTCCACTTGCCCCACAGAAGGGACCGCGGGAAAGCAGGACCTGGACACGGTGAGTGTGAGCGATGTGATGAAGGACTCAGCCGATCGGGAGAAGGCGTACCTGACCCAGTCCACTGAATACTACAGCCTGGTTCCAGGGATTGAAATCGAGGACTCCGATCATGGAGAGTATGAGAGTGTGGACCTCTCCTAA
- the LOC127951553 gene encoding zinc finger protein GLIS1 translates to MRPTGLSPAVAQLDQCGLVNNDEKYLSSLNQAVHMEALKMWSLSESPVSITTDDFDLVCSTERTIVSYISSAKSDTSVVDNLSHVSDTLSPSLFCSSLSTSSFSAFSPSFSSPSSSHSSGSMSELCLTSPSLSTLCGPPEAQDLLYSCTPQKPPEGCLYPKSPKQEPVAEFHLCNEKLLHKEDLLQYLCTDTDAAKEQSQHLNLHNTQTEVSEKLPTLQQLKNDLGLSGLPGAEGMNEHLSEEQPCRWMDCRATYGLKEELVRHIEKVHIDQRKGEEFTCFWAGCVRRHKPFNARYKLLIHMRVHSGEKPNKCMFEGCNKAFSRLENLKIHLRSHTGEKPYICQHPGCLKAFSNSSDRAKHQRTHLDTKPYACQLPGCTKRYTDPSSLRKHVKVHSSKALQAQEKVQLYNKVEQEVGDVCLGLQHLHGSAPSVQSPDHRRPASLSEIHQEGFTVYPEEDESCSRALSLEQPRRHGSISLHNHLHNNKLSQPRLSPLVCGINLVSGTNEVQSVSDKHSSFPNPHQKLNQMFHEVPVNHHVFQATFNRVEPIYCNGRDDLHNFDQNGFPFTCVNSSGYSLSQDIQSGGNRLTPCPVPVGIYERCLSQICSL, encoded by the exons ATGAGGCCTACAGGTCTAAGTCCAGCGGTTGCACAGCTGGACCAGTGTGGCCTTGTGAACAATGATGAAAAATACCTGTCTTCTTTAAACCAAGCTGTTCACATGGAAGCTCTGAAGATGTGGAGCTTGTCTGAGTCGCCTGTGTCGATAACAACAGATGATTTCGATTTGGTCTGTTCCACAGAAAGAACCATTGTGTCCTATATCAGCAGCGCAAAGAGTGACACGTCGGTTGTAGATAACCTATCGCACGTGAGTGACACATTGTCCCCTTCCTTATTCTGCTCCTCCCTGTCCACGTCATCTTTCAGTGCCTTCTCTCCATCCTTCTCCTCTCCTTCCTCAAGCCACTCATCTGGCTCAATGTCAGAGCTGTGTTTGACTTCTCCATCTCTTTCGACTCTCTGCGGTCCACCTGAGGCCCAGGACCTTCTCTACAGTTGCACACCACAGAAACCTCCAGAAGGATGTTTATATCCCAAGTCTCCTAAACAAGAACCTGTTGCTGAATTCCATCTTTGTAACGAGAAGCTTCTGCACAAGGAAGATCTCCTTCAGTATCTCTGCACTGACACAGACGCAGCCAAAGAACAAAGCCAGCATCTTAACCTTCACAATACTCAGACAGAAGTGTCAGAAAAGCTTCCTACACTGCAGCAGTTGAAGAATGATCTGGGACTAAGTGGGCTTCCTGGGGCTGAGGGAATGAATGAACACCTGAGTGAAGAACAGCCGTGCAGATGGATGGATTGTAGGGCTACCTATGGGCTGAAAGAAGAACTGGTGAGACATATAGAGAAGGTTCACATAGATCAGCGAAAAGGCGAGGAATTTACCTGCTTCTGGGCAGGATGTGTCCGTCGGCACAAGCCCTTCAATGCTCGATACAAACTGCTCATTCATATGAGAGTCCATTCTGGTGAAAAGCCCAACAAATGCATG TTTGAAGGCTGCAATAAGGCATTTTCCCGTCTGGAGAACTTGAAGATCCACCTGCGCagccacaccggagagaagccctACATTTGCCAGCATCCCGGCTGTCTCAAGGCCTTCAGCAACTCCAGTGATCGAGCCAAACATCAGCGCACACATCTCGACACG AAACCGTATGCATGTCAGCTCCCAGGGTGCACCAAACGTTACACCGACCCCAGCTCATTGCGCAAACACGTCAAGGTCCACTCCAGTAAAGCCCTGCAGGCACAGGAAAAG GTCCAGCTATATAATAAGGTGGAGCAGGAAGTTGGGGATGTGTGCCTTGGCTTGCAGCATCTTCATGGCTCCGCTCCTTCAGTACAGAGTCCAGACCATAGGCGTCCTGCTTCCCTCAGTGAGATTCATCAGGAGGGTTTTACTG TCTACCCTGAGGAAGATGAATCCTGTAGCAGAGCCTTATCTCTGGAGCAGCCTCGCAGACACGGCAGCATCAGCCTCCACAACCATCTGCACAACAACAAGCTCAGTCAGCCGAG ACTTTCTCCACTGGTTTGTGGAATCAACCTGGTCAGTGGTACCAATGAGGTTCAGTCTGTCTCTGACAAACACAGCTCCTTCCCAAACCCACATCAAAAACTCAACCAGATGTTTCATGAAGTACCAGTAAATCACCATG TTTTCCAGGCCACTTTTAATCGAGTTGAGCCGATTTACTGCAATGGAAGAGATGATCTGCATAATTTTGACCAAAATGGATTTCCTTTTACGTGTGTGAACTCTTCTG GCTACAGTCTATCCCAGGACATACAGTCGGGGGGTAATCGCCTCACTCCCTGTCCCGTTCCAGTTGGGATCTATGAGCGCTGCCTCAGTCAGATCTGTTCTCTCTAG